The Marivirga salinae DNA window GAAAGATTTTTTAGGGGATATGATGAAATATTTACATCAAGAAAAAATTCAATCCGTTTTAGTAGAAGGCGGAGCTCAAACTGTACAATCCTTTATTGAGGCTGGATTATGGGATGAGGCTAGAATTTTCACCGCACCTATAAGCTTTGAAAAAGGCATTAAAGCAGCGGAACTAAAAAATCACAAGCTCGTTTCCCAAGAAAATATTCAAGATAAAAACCAGATGGATGTTTTAGCAATTTACCATAATTCAAATCCGTCTTAAATATTAAATCTAATAATCTTACAAAAATGTCAGAATCATTATTAATAGATGTTAACGCATCCAAAGAAGAAAAATACAAAGCTTTAATTCCGCAAATAAATGCCTTAGTAGATGGCGAGGAAGATGTTGTGGCGAATTTAGCTAATATCACCGCTGGTTTGAAAGAAGCTTTTGGTTATTTCTGGATAGGTTTTTATATAGTTAAAAATGGAGAATTAGTGTTGGGGCCATTCCAAGGACCAATTGCTTGTACCCGCATTCAGAAAGGTAAAGGTGTTTGTGGTTCAGTTTGGGCAGATGCTAAAACGATTATAGTGCCAGATGTGGAAGCTTTTCCAGGGCATATCGCATGTAGTTCAGCATCTAAATCGGAAATAGTAGTGCCAGGCTTCAAAAATGATGAGGTGGCATTGGTTTTGGATATTGATAGTGATGAACTCAATACTTTTGATGAGACAGATCAGAAATACTTAGAAGAATTAATGAAAACGGTTTCTAAATTTTTATAAATAGAGCCTATTAGGCAATTATCAATG harbors:
- a CDS encoding GAF domain-containing protein, encoding MSESLLIDVNASKEEKYKALIPQINALVDGEEDVVANLANITAGLKEAFGYFWIGFYIVKNGELVLGPFQGPIACTRIQKGKGVCGSVWADAKTIIVPDVEAFPGHIACSSASKSEIVVPGFKNDEVALVLDIDSDELNTFDETDQKYLEELMKTVSKFL